In Salarias fasciatus chromosome 4, fSalaFa1.1, whole genome shotgun sequence, the DNA window GCTTCACTTGAGTTTGCATTCCTTGGAGAGCGCAGCGAGGTACGTCGGTGAAGTTATGATTGTGAAAGGTTAATATAATGATCCAATTGcactgttaaatatttattttaaaatgtttctttttttgtctgtatacatgttttaaaaaacagtttcacGGTGCCGTAAGGAATGCATCTCGATGGAATAAAGAAGTCCTTGCGCATCAGTGTGATCTCACGCCTCATCAATCCAAGGGCTGCTACAGTTCCATTTTCCTCAAACAGCATGAATGTGCGTGTCTGGCAAAATGCATGCATGGGGACATGCCTAGGGGTGTGCGGTCCTGTAATTATTCcatcaaaaaaaatatttggtgATCTGATGAGAGTCTTGACCCcaaccaaaacagaaaacaagactGTCACAGAAAAGAACGTTTCTTGTTTTGAAATGAATACATAAAtcgtcctttttctttttcatgtttcagatcATTTACGTGATGCGGAATCCAAAAGACAACATCGTCTCCTACTTTCACTTCAGCAGAAAATGCAGCACATTGGATAGTCCCAACAGCTTTGAGCAGTTTCTTGATGAGTACCTGACAGGAAACGGTGAGACAATATTGGTTTCAGATGAGCACCAGAACAGCTGCTgttggcttgtgtgtgtgaatgggtgaacaTGCTTCTATAAATTTaggttaaaggataagtttggtttaaacagtgTAACAACCGGGTAGGTCCTTACctgtttcacccagcaggggtaataaaatgtttttcctgAGCTGACATCCGAATATGTAAAACTTGGTTCACTGGGGATACTTAGTCTGGGGCAcggttttgtttgaaaaaacgTATGGGCGTTATCACCTGGACATAGGTATCTGAGCGGGGTTGTTTATTTAAGGGGAAACAGCGCACCTGCTGGGGGAGgggagtgacgtcacacgccgtcctggagggaactcacctgccggaggagcgaggctGTGGAGTGTTTACCCGGAGGATCTGCACCTAAGGGAATATCACTTTGTGCTTTTGGGATAATACAATTACTTGCCACAGAGCCACCGGGCTGGTGAGGAGAAGCATTGGGGACGAGAGGACTGAGGATCTTACCGGGCGTGAGTAATTAACGGCTGCCGGCCACTCAGTCGGGCCCTGCGCAGGAACGTGCGCCTCGAACTTTGGGGAACTTTGGACAATAAAAGAGAGGACTTTGTGGGGCCTTTGAGTTTGTTATGGACTTTCTGCGTTGTGCGgcattttctgtttaatttataAAGAGGAGCGCTCTAGCGACAggttgcttgttttctgttgggagggttttttccagaataaatgtgtttttttgttacCAATTCTAAGTTTGTCATCTGCCagttaatcacccctgctgattGGTGTTTTCCGACCATAACGTCTTTATGCGTGTGGCAAGATCGCCTTGGAAGCAGTAGGCTGATTGTTacaacagttttcacgttgtttgtagaacgaagtagaacaatatactcacccagaaaggttttctgatccaaacagtgcttcgggagaaatttagatccaaaatcgagctgcagacatccgtatgctgttagccaatggggcatgtgtggcggtGGCTcccaaaatggctttaatcatccaaaaagtcattagtttcaccaatatttcctcatggtccgctcagcctctcctccaccacagcccggtgtcgcaaaatacaggctgttgcggttttacagatctctgaagtgaatatgGTGATCaggatgtaaactgaagtacattcaccaagagacacagtagggggcgctgtgcacctaagttgttggtcgccacctgctccaaagaagaagatgtTTGCAGACCAGAGCAGTTCAATCCTTTTTGGAGCAGGTGgcaaccaacaacttaggtgcacagcgccccctactgtgtctcttggtgaatgtacttcagtttacatccaGATCACcatattcacttcagagattaTTAAAACCGCAACAGcctgtattttgcgacaccgggctgtggtggaggagaggctgagcggaccatgaggaaatattggtgaaactaatgactTTTTGGATGATTAACGCTGTTTTGGGAGCCgccgccacacatgccccattggctaacagcatacagatgtctgcagctcgattttggatctaaatttctcccgaagcactgtttggatcagaaaacctttctgggtgagtatattgttctacttcgttctataaacaacgtgaaaactgtttaaaccgaacttatcctttaagagCATCTGTTGCAGGATCAGTTCTTGTTTTGGTCTCACTGTTAAAATCTTTCACAGTTGGAGGATCGTCCTGGTTTGATCATGTCAGAGAATGGCACCTAAACAGAGATCAGTACAACATCCTCATCCTGACCTACGAGGAGATGATTTTGGTTAGATACctctttttccttgtttttttcatttcatatttttatttccaaatattgagttattattttattatttttctgttttaggacctgAAAGGAGCCGTAAAAAAGATCTGCACCTTCTTGGGGAAAGGCCTCAGTGAAGCTGCCATCatacaagtggctgaaaagTCTAAGTTCgagaacatgaagaaaaaccCAAAAGCAAACTATGAATTTATACCACAAGACAAGATTCAAGGGAACTTCATGCGCAAAGGTGATCTAACTGCAACAAATGTGTACTGCAGTAACATGATAGGGTTCCATGATGTAACCCtaaaatgagcagaaacatgttgacagaCCCTAatgccgggctcacactggatgcggtgcATATCCGGTTCGGCTCTGGCACAGAATTACCGCAGCACTGTCACCCACACCGCCTCCGGTGCATCTCCAGTCTGCTGGACGAGGTTGCCAGATCCGTTGCTCTCAGTCAAAACAATATGAGAGACCCATTAAACACAATAGAAACCAGTCCAAACGGCCATCTCTGTTGAAAATGCTCATCAAAACTGTATTTGCATAGTACAGTTAtgttggggcgacagtagctcagttggtagagcaggttgtcttataaccggaaggttggtggttcgagcCCTGCACCCGCAGGCATAAAACTGtcgtcgtgtccttgggcaagacacttcacccacctttcCTAGTAtaaaagttgtgagagtgaatggttggtggtggtcggaggggccgatggcgcagattggcagcctcgcttctgtcagtctgcccctgggcagctgtggctacagtagtagcttaccaccacccagtatggtgtgaatgaataatgcaatgtaaagcgctatataaaaccaatgcatcattattattattaataaaaacatgtcacaagcacataaccatttcatcaacccgccCGACATGTTCAAAGAACcctgattgtgcagaaacccaatctggcaacacagagctgttcCCGGTCTACAGcatttttgtgcaattttggtgtcatttgactttcctgcacTGACAAAGTACAGAATCATTCATTTTTCTAGTGcatataatgactacatcacgttgtttgttgtgcattttaccagaagaattaaaataatagaaaattaagacaaaaacatgacaaCCCTAAAACCCAATggcaaaaataacattttcctccagagtgtcaaattctcctggtcctgcttgTAGTCTAgcttcttctggtcctggtcttaaTGTTAATGTTTAGAGGAAGGGTGGGCAAACTTTTTGACTCGCGGGCCACAATGAGTTCTAAAATTTGACAGGGGGGCCGGGCCAGGAGTATTGGACCGTTTGGGCCGGATATACTAAAGCACTgcataaaaatattttgaatacaGCAAttgatgtgaataatttctgtcATGCCTTTTGAAGAACTTTTAAttacaaatatatatttttctaaaattttggttcattattttttggagagatgtgaggactaaAAGTTGGTAAGGATTATAAATTCTATTTTTTCCCAGCCCTAATGCTCTTCTGTAGACATCAGTTTGAAGCGTCAGTCCTTTTTGAGAAGACACTTTCAAATATACAAAATAGCCCTTATCAGTTAATAACTTTGTCTCAAGGAATGTGCAAGATACGGTGTTTATACACTATTATGCACAATACTGGGaggagaaaatgtaaatagatTGAAATAGCATACGCACTGTGATTTCTAAAACCTGGAGATTATGTCTGTTTAATACGTTTCAATCAAAGGTACAAAGTTaaagaaatcaacatttattgggaaaaaataaatggaatcactttcaaaattcaaaacatattttcacgCTCAATAATAGCAAACTGAACACGTagagcagacagacaggctGGATTAAATATCCTACCTGGAGCAGAAACTAGAAATTGAAATTCAGACTGATATGCGGCGTGTTAATGAAGCTGCTGTGCCGCTGCTGTGCGGAAATGCACACAgtgcttttaattaaaagacaCACCTCCAAACTTTCCATATGCATTTTTTCATAACAGCAGAAAAACTCACTAATTTTAGAGTgaacagtgttgttgttgttcaacACTCAGCAGGCACTGTCCACTGTCCTTCTCTTTGGTCGCTCATGTTTACAGAAAGGCTCGAACGGCAACAGACGAGGTGAAACAGAGTGCGCGCCACTCCAACATCGGTCAATGTTTTTTGAGCTCGCCATCTATTTGGGGAAACGTGGGCATTGCAGAAAAGGAGAACATGAACGAGGTTTTTACTATAATTTGGACGAGTTGGGTGGAACGGATTGAAAAGCCTAACGGACCGTATGTGGCTTGCGGGCCGTAGTTTGCCCATGTCTGGTGTAGAGTCTATTGTTCTCTAtcacccctttcccactggccaaaaaaacagtttaaacccgctaacaatcagctcctcatggcagtgggaaaggattTCACCGGCATTTCGACCCAGGTcattcaaccctgcaatcgacctgggaatttaccgggtcagctttctatcggcttttagtgggagggacacatccaggaacttacatgatgacgtcgacgcagcgtggctacattagtgcgctagttgttgtttctggacacagcgtgagatttccttccaGATGACCCAGTACTGGCAAGGtagtgagaccagagagcttccccaatccgtggggaagaggagattcgtctacaggtaacggggactgtgttccgctgcattgtttactttcattgtgctctgtcgcgctgatgatgtcatcaacgtgggacaccatcagcgcggggaAAAGccgcgacgcggctcgccagcaggggctagacctgggtctgcaggcagtgggaaaggagtctaaaaagCCGATCGTCAGCAGGTTGCAGACACAGGTCatcccgctagttgcagtgggaaaggggtatatgttgtccattgttaatgtttacagtatgttgttctctgtgttctcaattgttaatgttcaaagtgtattgttctccatgttctccattgttaatctTTAGAGCTGTGGGCTGTGGCAGACTGTTTGGCTTAGGGAACACACTGACTATTGAAATGtgacagatggaaaaaaaagtgtgacagACAGACTGGGCAAGCACCAGACACTACTCAGTACAACTGAATTTATAAAGTGctaattacaacatagtcatttgcTGAAATCCCCTCATTCTGATCAAGTTCACAAATTTTCCAGCTGTCTTCACAACGTGCTGAAGCTGCAGTAGAGACCAGCTCAGTGTTTCCTCGTGTGTTATGCAGTGTAAGAAAATAGGCTTCTGCTTAAGGTTGACCTCTTTCACTCTCCTGGATTCTTTTGAGCAACACATTTTTATCAGTCAGATTTGAAGATCCATTTGTACTAATGTTGGCAAGCATACTCCATGGAAGCTTGGGCCTCTCGATGCCTCCAGACATGCTGTCAGCTGTCGCTGTCCAATCTTGCATTGACTGGTTGCTAGCATGATTAACATGCTAGATGGAAAAGGGACGACTGATGTTGTGCTCCTTTAAATCGGCAAGTTTGTAAGACATCCAGCCTTTGGCCAGACTTCAGTGATAACGCGTTTTGTTGTCCATTCCTTATTAAACACTCAACACTCGCTGAGGACTTGTCGATTCCTTGGTCGCTGCAGATCAGTATATTTCAGTGGCAGAGTAATAACAGAGAGAAGCTACCAGCGACTGCACAAAGTCTCACCAATGTATCACAGAGCCAAATGCACCCCATAGTGGAACACCAGGTAGTACAGGGCCAGGTCAAATGCATGCAGTCATAATTGTGATGAGAGTTGATCCGGGCAATTTTGTTACAGTTTTCAGCATGTGTAGCAAAtgcacattgttttcaaattgCTGCCTTGTGAACTTGAAACttttattaaacaaacaaaagtgttttcactcaaaaccaGACTTCAGACTTCAGGACCTCATATCTCacagtcatttcatttcacagagttttcactgaatcagctttctgaaacaaataatTGTGTCTTTATGTCAGGTCAAATCGGTGACTGGAAGAACTTTTTCACTGCTGAACAGAGTCAACGAGTGGATCGACTCCTTCAGGAGAAACTTGGTGATTTGTCCCTGAGGTTCATCTGGGAATAAAGAGCTGTCCAAGGGTGATAAGTTGATAATTGGTTTATGGGTGACTTATGTTGCCTgtgttcatttcttttcatgttgttAAAACCAATAATGCCAATAACGTAATAAAAGTTCTGGAccaaaaatataatttttgcTAGTAACATAATAATTTATAATGTTATTGGcctgataaaaaaagaaaaataagaaatttGTAATAACTgtgccaataatgtaatattgTATCATGTGATATAAATATTTTACTTAACATGTAATTGGATTTtaactgtgaaaataaatactCTGTCTTTGCCCTGCTTTCTGTTCCTTACACTCCTTAGTTCCATCACTTATGTTTATGAACACAGACATTTATATATTGCATGGAGACATATAATATCAAAACTGTGCCTCTTTGGGGATGACATTCTCAAATAAACATGCTGGCCaagaaaaatgtaatcattaTTAAACAATCAAATGTAACAATTGTTTGGGAAAGAATTAAGGACAGCCAGTCCTCTCCTTAAATAACTAGAAGGTCAAAATCTGCCGGTCTCAGTTTTAACTTATTTCAAGACCCTGAACTGCAAATTAGAACATATAGCATGAGCCTAATACTCTCAGACGAATGGCGGCGCATACACACGCAGTGGCTCCTCTCGGTCCCGACCAAAtggtgtttcagtgttttttgtgcaCCCCAAAGAGAACTTACTCCCGCAAGCTTCTGCTCAACATCGCAGAATCATATTCAGAAATACATTTATGCCAGAGATTTCAGCGGATGTGGGAAACTCCGCTCCTATGGTCTGCTCCGGAGGCCTGCTCAACCCCCGAACCCCGCCCCTGCGGTGAGCCCACAGTGGAGGCGCCACAGGCGgaacaggaggaagcagaagagggGTAAGCGCTGAGGTATCCGAGCtaggctagctgctagcccTCATCGTCCAGCTATCGCCACCATCATCCTGGCACAAACCCCAAACCCTCCCCTTAAAGTACAACATCAGTATAAATAGTGGTGGAGTCCCTAGACTGGGTGTGTCCCTAGAAATGAACACcaattcaatattttgaaaTTTTTATAACTGGAATATAAAGattcactgcaaaaagtttcAGAGTGGTGCTATTTATCACACATGGTGAAAAATGTGGTTgtatttcattaaatttcagATTTGCCCCTAATTAAAGTAGGTCCTGCAACCACACGAGGCAGCTGAGTACTTCAAGAGTGGTTTTAGCATGTCAGTAAAGACCCATACtaaagaaagaaatgctgtttaaatattttcttttagaTTATAATGGCATACAGAGGCCTTTCAAACATGGGcgaaattaagattttttttttttcaggaatttcACCCCCCTGTAAAATTTTTCACACTCAGACTGGGGCtaaaaacatgattattttgcactagcagtgaaaaatgaaatgttcctgTGAATTTCATGCTTCTAGCTTGCACATTTCAAGAATTATGGACCTCTGAAGTATGTACCTGAATGACAGCTATCAGATTGAGGCTGAAACCTACACCCTTATAATTGGGTGTAAAAGCAAAACGTGTACACATATGACCAAAAACCTGTTTGCTACCTTTTTTTGGGACCTAATGGCACAGTGAAACTGCATATAATGCAAATCAGAAgtggtgctgctggagccaTTTGTTGACTTGAGATGGAATGACCCACAGGGCCTTTTTCTACCAAACTGGTTCCTGTGCTGTTTTGGGGCTGGTGCCCAACTTTGAACCAGTGTTTGTTTCCCCACTGACTgaggtccagctccagctctcaAAAACCGGGGCTTTTTCGGACACCAACTATTTGCTGGGCCAGATCGGGGCCCGGGCCACATATCGACGACGTCAGGCAGTGGGGGCAGGGTTATGTCTCCTCTGGCAGAACACAGAGTCAccatgtgtttttatcagaaagtGAGGTGGAGCAGCATTTAATTTAGCCAAGAATTGGATATTGAGAATAAGCGGTGGTCGAGGAGGAGACCCAGGGTTTCCTGGTGCTGTGGTCTTCAGCAGAAGCCCAGGAGAAAGTTGGTGGGGCAATGGAGGCCAAATTTCCGATCCAACCGGAGCTTGAAGCAGCTCCTGAATGACTCCCAATCCCGGTAAGTTTTATTCATAAAACACTAAGTTGTTAGCCTACTATGAATATTCTAGCTAGAAATTATCCTAAACTTTGACCCTGACAGTGTTGATTATGTGTCTTAGAGTTTTTGGCCCATGGCGATGGGTCGCAGTTCACCGGCGCGTCGCCACAGCTCACCAGCACCAAACAGCTCACAGGTACCATTCAGCAGTTTGCCggtcctgcaggatctctggaTCCATGTCCTCC includes these proteins:
- the LOC115387450 gene encoding amine sulfotransferase-like — its product is MEQITEHIVRYKNYNFPAGMTTAEYIDSLQSFEIRDSDIFLVTYLKSGTIWTQQIIISICELAGGLNEYPNNMEQMPWLEFCEGQDYSKRPSPRLFSSHLIPSFLPSGLKEKKAKIIYVMRNPKDNIVSYFHFSRKCSTLDSPNSFEQFLDEYLTGNVGGSSWFDHVREWHLNRDQYNILILTYEEMILDLKGAVKKICTFLGKGLSEAAIIQVAEKSKFENMKKNPKANYEFIPQDKIQGNFMRKGQIGDWKNFFTAEQSQRVDRLLQEKLGDLSLRFIWE